The region GCGAGGGAGTGCAGCGAGATATTCTCCCCATCGTCGAGGGGTCGGTCGTGATGACCAAGTACGGCATGGTGACCACCGAGCATGTTCTGTTCATTGCCGCCGGGGCGTTCCATTCCTCCAAGCCGTCGGACTTGATTCCGGAACTTCAGGGACGGTTCCCGATAAGGGTGGAATTGGAATCATTGACGGCAGCTGATTTCGTAAGAATTCTCTCCGAGCCGAAAAATGCGCTGGTCAAACAGTACACGGCGTTGATGTCGTCTGAGGGAGTGAAACTGACTTTCACCGATGATGCTCTCCGCCGCATCGCCGAGATTGCTGAGATAGTTAACACCAATACCGAAAATATCGGCGCCCGTCGCCTGCATACTATTATGAGCACGCTTCTCGAAGATATCATGTTTGATTCGCCCGACGGCAAGAAAGCGTTCAGGATTACTCGGGAATTGGTGGAGAAACGACTCAAAGATATAATTGTTGATGAAGACCTGAGCCGGTATATACTATGATAATCCGTCCCGCATTGCACGACATTTAATAGGGAATACGCCGGAAGTAATCCGGCGGCTTTTGCATTTTGCCTTCAGCGGGGCTTTAATGGAGTAGCCTATCTCCAACCTGTAATTTGGTTATCAATTGGCTTTATCTGCCGATATGGATGTCCAAAGGGTATAATCGTAAAATGGCATGATGCCCTTGATGAAAATAGGAGGAAGTATTGAAACATGGATTCGACTGAGGGCAAAAATCCGCTCTCGAAAAACCAACCAACCAACACCTAAACATTCACATGGGGTAAGTATGAATCACCGTAAATGGTCTGGAATATTCGGCCTGCTAATCACGGCAATCTTTGCCATCCAGCCGGGAATTGCCGCCACCGACTATGTCGTTATCTCCGTTAATGGCGACACTTCTGCAACCAGCGCTTTTCAGGGTGATGCTATCGGCTGGAGTGCCGACTGTGCAATTGGCTCCGCAATCCAATGGGAAATATATTTGGATATCGATTCCAACAATAGCATCGATATTGGAAGCGACAAGCTGCTTTATAATTTCACCACCGTTGACGGCGACATCTCCGGCAATAACGGGCCGGGCGACAGCGATCCGAATCCGGATGGCATGATAGTTGTCTCGCCGCTGATCCTGGGCTTTGCTCCTGGATATTATATGATGAGTGGTACGGACACAAGCGATGGCGTCGGGGCCGAGGATTGGTTCGCCATGAATGCCCTCTTATCGCCGCCGAATATGTTTACCGGCCACGTTACCGTTCCGGGTTATCCCGCCCCCGATGCTTTTTTGAAAAATATCTGGATAGCTGCGGAAAGCCAGGGTGCGGGTATGCAGATGTGGACCGGATTGACCGACGACAACGGCTATTTCGAGATTAATATCGGCAGTGCCGGTACCGGTTTTCCTTTCCGCATTTCCCCCGAGAATCTCCCCGGGATAGTTACTCCGGCTCCTCGAAATCTGACCGCCAACGGTCAAATTGATAATGTTGATTTCGATTATATGCTGCCTTATGATTCCGTCTATGGATTTGTCGAGGATAACGAAGGAAATTCAATCGAAAATGGATATGTCTGGGCGAGGCCTCGTTTCAGCGGTCCGGGCGAGAAAGAAACGAGTATCAACAGCGGCCGGTATGCCATTTATTTCGGCGACGCCGAATTGGGCGAATGGGAAATCGGAGTCGGAACGGAAGGATTGATTCCCGACTATATGGCTTCGCAGAATTTTACCATCAATAATTCGATCGACCACGAAATTCAACTCGACTTCACCTGCTATTTGACCGATACGGTCATATATGTTCGCGTCACCGAAATGGGCGCCGAGCCGGTTCATCCCTATCTTATTCAGTCCCAATCAGCTTTATTGCATTGCTTCACCGAGGGAGTATCCGGGATTGGCTCGAACAACCTGATTGCCCTTCGCGTCTCCTCGCTGGATCCGGATGGTTATGGAATTCAGTTGGCATTCTGGAGTGATCAATATCCGATCCCCGAAGGGTATATTATCGAAGGCGGATATATATACAATGTTGCTCCCGGCGATACCGTCACCATTAATCTTGTTACTGGAATCAAGGTACAGGATACCATACAGGTGGCTCCAACCGATCCCATTCCTGACTGGAATCAAGTCTTTGTCAATTTCTGGACGCCCGGGAAAAGCTATAATGCGACCCCCGACAACAACGGCATCTTTACCGCTTATGTTGAAAGCGGGACATATGATATTGCCGTTTATGCCCCTCGTTATCTAAGCCTTCCGGTCATGAAGACCATTCATGTCACCGCTGATACCGTCGGCGGCCTCGGTCTTCTGTTGAATTATGCTCATTGTCATTTCGGCGGACACCTGACCGGAGTCCCTCTGCCGCTCGACAGTGGCCTGATGGTCAGCGCACAAACCGCTGACTGGCCCGATGGATATCATACCTCCGGTGCCGTTGACCCTGTCACAGGTGCTTATGACATTTATGTTTGTGATGGTAGTTGGTCCATCAATCCGCCTTTTATTCCGGGATATTCCGCCCCAAGTCCGATAAATTCCGTTCTGAGTAATGACGATTGCCTGTTTGACCATGATTTTGAATATGCCACGACAGATTTGAGTGGAGATCGCACCGCTGTTCTGCCCTCGGCCATCGACCTGTCTCAAAACAGCCCGAATCCATTCAACCCGGCCACCAGTATAACCTTCGCCCTGCCGGTTCGTTCGCAGGTGGACCTGAAAGTCTATAATATTCTGGGTCAGGAAATCAAGACCCTGGTTAATGGCGAATTTGCCGCCGGTGTCCATTCTGTTGTCTGGGATGGCACCGATCAATCCGGGCATGCTGCGGCCACCGGAATTTATTTCTATCGCCTCACAGCCGGTGAGAAGACAATGATCAAGAAGATGATCCTGCTTAAGTAGCCGGATTCGCAGACTAATACAAGAGCCGTCCGGTAACTACCGGACGGCTTTATTTTTGGAAAGATTAGAACCTACTGAATGGTCAGCTCTTTCAATAATCCATCCGCATGGTACACTTTATCGATCAGGTACAGAACATAACGGATATCGACCGCGATGGTGCGGGTGATAATCGGGTCGAATCTATAATCCGAGGTCATACTCTCGTAGTTGCCGTCAAACGCCAGGCCCACCAATTCCCCCTTGCCGTTCATTACGGCGCTTCCCGAATTGCCGTTGGTAATATCATTATCCGAAAGGAAATCCACCGGCACATCGCCGGTTTCTCTATTCACATAGGGACCGAAATCCTGTGAGGCCTGCGCCATTTCCAATTCGGCCGGGGCATCGAACGGCTCCTCGCCGGTATCCTTCTCAATCACACCTTTGAGGTCGGTGACATATTTGTAATAAACGGCATCCCTCGGCTGGTATCCCATGACCGTCCCATAATTGAAACGCATCGTGCCGTTCGCGTCGGGATAAAGACGGCCGTCTTTCCATGCTTCGTACGCCGAGATCAGTTGCGGTTCGAGCTTGCTCAAGGCACCGTCAAAAGCTCGGTTGCGGTTGCGAAGCTCATCCCGGTCAACCTGCAATGCCTTGGCAAAATTCATGAAGGCATCATTCATCCCTTCAAGTTCCGCCCGTTTCATCCCGAACATCCCGAGCCGATCTTCGATTGTACCCAATTTGGTATTCGCGTATAAATAGTCTACAAAGTCCCGCGCGATTTTGTCGACATCGCCGCTTTTCCCTTCAAAGAGCTGCTCCACTGCCGCGATTTTTTGCCCTGCGGGAAGCTCATGAGCTTTCTTCAGAAAATAGAATAGCACTTCCTTGTCGGCGGACGGCACCAGATTGGTCTGACCGTCACGCAGCCATTGCTTGGTGTCGATTGTGTCCCGGTCCTGATACCCCGGCTCGCGGTCGAGGTCCTTTTTCTCTTTTTCGATGCTCCATTTATAAATCGTGGACGCAAAATAAAGAAAATCACAGCGCCACCGCATCTGGCTCAGCCAGAATTCCTTATCGCGCCAGGTCCGATGATCCTGATAAAGACTGTCCATGGCCGAGAAAGCACCGTTGTATTTCTTTTGTAGAATCGGATTGGAATTGATGAATTTCTTCAGCGAATCTTCCTGGGCGATTTTCCAGGGGAGAAGGGCCGACTTTTCGAACCCATCCATCATCCCCTGATTCTTCTTGAGAAAATTATAAATTCCCTTGAGAGTCGAGGACAGCTTGATGGCATCGGCGGAGTCTTTCGCGGCCGCCGCTTCGAGGATATGGATAACATCCAGGCGCGTCATGATATCGAGCGGATAA is a window of Candidatus Zixiibacteriota bacterium DNA encoding:
- a CDS encoding T9SS type A sorting domain-containing protein; this encodes MNHRKWSGIFGLLITAIFAIQPGIAATDYVVISVNGDTSATSAFQGDAIGWSADCAIGSAIQWEIYLDIDSNNSIDIGSDKLLYNFTTVDGDISGNNGPGDSDPNPDGMIVVSPLILGFAPGYYMMSGTDTSDGVGAEDWFAMNALLSPPNMFTGHVTVPGYPAPDAFLKNIWIAAESQGAGMQMWTGLTDDNGYFEINIGSAGTGFPFRISPENLPGIVTPAPRNLTANGQIDNVDFDYMLPYDSVYGFVEDNEGNSIENGYVWARPRFSGPGEKETSINSGRYAIYFGDAELGEWEIGVGTEGLIPDYMASQNFTINNSIDHEIQLDFTCYLTDTVIYVRVTEMGAEPVHPYLIQSQSALLHCFTEGVSGIGSNNLIALRVSSLDPDGYGIQLAFWSDQYPIPEGYIIEGGYIYNVAPGDTVTINLVTGIKVQDTIQVAPTDPIPDWNQVFVNFWTPGKSYNATPDNNGIFTAYVESGTYDIAVYAPRYLSLPVMKTIHVTADTVGGLGLLLNYAHCHFGGHLTGVPLPLDSGLMVSAQTADWPDGYHTSGAVDPVTGAYDIYVCDGSWSINPPFIPGYSAPSPINSVLSNDDCLFDHDFEYATTDLSGDRTAVLPSAIDLSQNSPNPFNPATSITFALPVRSQVDLKVYNILGQEIKTLVNGEFAAGVHSVVWDGTDQSGHAAATGIYFYRLTAGEKTMIKKMILLK
- a CDS encoding S46 family peptidase, with product MKMRNYTAVLLLLTALLALTTSALAVEGMWPLNTVSQLPFDTLKAMGLKLSPEQIYNPSGVSLIDAIANVGGSSGPFVSPDGLVFTNHHVAFEAIQLQSTLEHNYLEKGFYAKTRAEELPAIGYNISVTLGYGDVTSKVLSSVNAKMTPLARHQAIEKATKKIIEQAEKGRDVRCQIAAFYGGKQYIMTTYFRMRDIRLVFAPPRSIGDYGGETDNWMWPRHAGDFTVLRAYVAPDGKSADYSTANIPYKPKNFLKISLAGVKENDFTMVMGFPGNTSRYECSYGIEKMVNYDYPLDIMTRLDVIHILEAAAAKDSADAIKLSSTLKGIYNFLKKNQGMMDGFEKSALLPWKIAQEDSLKKFINSNPILQKKYNGAFSAMDSLYQDHRTWRDKEFWLSQMRWRCDFLYFASTIYKWSIEKEKKDLDREPGYQDRDTIDTKQWLRDGQTNLVPSADKEVLFYFLKKAHELPAGQKIAAVEQLFEGKSGDVDKIARDFVDYLYANTKLGTIEDRLGMFGMKRAELEGMNDAFMNFAKALQVDRDELRNRNRAFDGALSKLEPQLISAYEAWKDGRLYPDANGTMRFNYGTVMGYQPRDAVYYKYVTDLKGVIEKDTGEEPFDAPAELEMAQASQDFGPYVNRETGDVPVDFLSDNDITNGNSGSAVMNGKGELVGLAFDGNYESMTSDYRFDPIITRTIAVDIRYVLYLIDKVYHADGLLKELTIQ